CTCCCCGTGACCGCCCAGCGCCACGGCGACGGCGTGCGCATCGTCGCCTCCAGCGGCGGGCTCGCGACGGGCCTCGGCCCGTGGCACGCGGGATCCGACGGTCTCTGGATCGGGTGGCCGGGCGACGTGTCGTCGTACTCCGCCGAGCAGCTGGCCGGGCTGTCGCGCATGCTCGAGGAGCGCGCGATCGTGCCCGTGTACCTGTCGGGCGATCAGGTGAAGCGGCACTATCACGGCTTCGCCAACCGCGTGCTGTGGCCGCTCCTGCATTACCTGATCGATCGCGTGCCGGTGGACGCCACGGGCTGGGAGGCCTACCGGCAGGTGAACGAGGCCTTCGCGGACGTCGTGGCCTATCACTACCGCGCCGGCGATCGCATCTGGGTGCACGACTACCAGTTGATGCTGCTGCCGGCGATGCTGCGCGAGCGCCTGCCCAAGGCCACGATCGGGTTCTTCCTGCACGTGCCGTTCCCGTCGTCCGAGGTGTTCCGCATCCTGCCCTGGCGCCGCCAGATCCTGCACGGTCTCCTGGGCGCGGATCTCATCGGCTTCCACACGTTCGCCTACCTCCGGCACTTCCTGGCGTCGCTGCTCCACGTGGACGGCGTCGAAGCCGACGTGGACCGCGTGCGTGTGGGCGCGCGCGAGGCGCGCCTGGGCGTGTTCCCGATGGGCATCGACGCCAAGCGGTTCGACGACCTCGCGCGCTCGGAGCGCGCGGCCGCCGACGTCGAGCAGATCCGGCAGGATGGGGGTGGGCGCCACCTCGTGCTCGGGGTGGATCGCCTGGACTACACGAAAGGCATTCCACGGCGCCTGCAGGCCATCGAGCGGGTGCTCGAACGGGATCCCCACCTGCGCGACGAGCTGCGCTACCTCCAGGTGGCCGTGCCGTCCCGCGGCGACGTGGACGCCTATCGCCGCTTCCGCCCGCAGGTCGAGGAGGCCGTGGGCCGCATCAACGGACGCTTCGGCACGCCGCGGTCGGCGCCCGTGCACTACCTGCACCAGTCGGTGTCGCCCGAGCAGCTCTCGGCGCTGTACCGCGCCGCCGACGTCATGCTCGTCACGCCCCTTCGCGACGGCATGAACCTGGTGGCGAAGGAATTCGTGGCCTCGCGCGTGGACGGCGGGGGCGTTCTGATCCTGAGCGAGTTCGCGGGCGCGGCCTCGGAGCTGGACGGGGCCCTGATGGTGAATCCGTACGACGTGGACGGCGTGGCGGAGGCCGTCCGCCGCGCCCTGGCGATGCCGGACGCCGAGCGGCGATCGCGCATGGCCAAGATGCGGCAACGCGTGGCCAGCCACGACGTGCACGCCTGGGCCGGCGCCTTCATGGAAGCGATGGGCCAGGTGCGGCCGGTGGCGATCGCGCGGCCCGCGGTGGCCCCCGGTCC
Above is a window of Vicinamibacterales bacterium DNA encoding:
- a CDS encoding bifunctional alpha,alpha-trehalose-phosphate synthase (UDP-forming)/trehalose-phosphatase, which produces LPVTAQRHGDGVRIVASSGGLATGLGPWHAGSDGLWIGWPGDVSSYSAEQLAGLSRMLEERAIVPVYLSGDQVKRHYHGFANRVLWPLLHYLIDRVPVDATGWEAYRQVNEAFADVVAYHYRAGDRIWVHDYQLMLLPAMLRERLPKATIGFFLHVPFPSSEVFRILPWRRQILHGLLGADLIGFHTFAYLRHFLASLLHVDGVEADVDRVRVGAREARLGVFPMGIDAKRFDDLARSERAAADVEQIRQDGGGRHLVLGVDRLDYTKGIPRRLQAIERVLERDPHLRDELRYLQVAVPSRGDVDAYRRFRPQVEEAVGRINGRFGTPRSAPVHYLHQSVSPEQLSALYRAADVMLVTPLRDGMNLVAKEFVASRVDGGGVLILSEFAGAASELDGALMVNPYDVDGVAEAVRRALAMPDAERRSRMAKMRQRVASHDVHAWAGAFMEAMGQVRPVAIARPAVAPGP